In a single window of the Agromyces sp. H17E-10 genome:
- a CDS encoding Ppx/GppA phosphatase family protein, which yields MRLGVLDVGSNTVHLLVVDAHPGARPIPTASHKSVLRLMRYLEPDGAISREGVAAILSSVGEAAKVAREAGIDELLAFATSAIREAANGEHVLDLVERETGVRLSVLSGDDEARLTFLAVRRWFGWSAGRILLFDIGGGSLEIAQGGDEVPEVARSLPLGAGRSTIAFLPDDPPSSEQVDRLREHARAVLATAVADFGGLDSPDHVVGSSKTIRSLARLAGWTEDGVGSDERSILRRKGLDDWIPRLARIPADARPALPGITADRTFQIVAGAVVLSEAMRAFDVSELDVSPWALREGLILRRLDLME from the coding sequence ATGCGCCTCGGGGTTCTCGACGTCGGTTCCAACACCGTGCACCTGCTCGTGGTCGACGCGCACCCCGGTGCGCGCCCGATACCGACAGCCTCGCACAAGTCGGTGCTGCGCCTCATGCGCTACCTCGAGCCCGACGGGGCGATCAGTCGAGAGGGCGTCGCCGCGATCCTCTCGTCGGTCGGCGAGGCCGCGAAGGTCGCACGCGAAGCCGGTATCGACGAGCTGCTCGCGTTCGCGACCTCCGCCATCCGGGAGGCGGCGAACGGCGAGCACGTGCTCGACCTCGTCGAGCGCGAGACGGGCGTGCGCCTGTCGGTGCTGAGCGGCGACGACGAGGCGCGCCTGACCTTCCTGGCCGTGCGCCGGTGGTTCGGTTGGTCAGCGGGGCGCATCCTGCTCTTCGACATCGGCGGCGGATCGCTGGAGATCGCCCAGGGCGGCGATGAGGTTCCCGAGGTCGCCCGCTCGCTGCCGCTCGGGGCGGGCCGCTCGACGATCGCCTTCCTGCCCGACGACCCGCCCTCGAGCGAGCAGGTCGACCGGTTGCGCGAGCACGCGCGCGCCGTGCTCGCCACGGCCGTGGCCGACTTCGGGGGCCTCGACTCCCCCGACCACGTCGTCGGTTCGTCGAAGACGATCCGGTCGCTCGCGCGTCTCGCCGGCTGGACCGAGGACGGCGTCGGCTCCGACGAACGCAGCATCCTGCGCCGCAAGGGCCTCGACGACTGGATACCCCGGCTCGCGCGCATCCCCGCCGACGCCCGCCCGGCGCTGCCGGGCATCACGGCCGATCGCACCTTCCAGATCGTGGCGGGCGCGGTCGTGCTCTCGGAGGCGATGCGCGCCTTCGACGTCTCCGAGCTGGATGTCTCGCCGTGGGCGCTCCGTGAGGGACTGATCCTGCGCCGCCTCGACCTCATGGAGTGA
- a CDS encoding NAD(P)/FAD-dependent oxidoreductase, with amino-acid sequence MPKILIVGGGYAGFYTAWKLEKWLRAGEAEVTVVDPLPYMTYQPFLPEVAAGSIEPRHSVTSHRRHLKKTNVVTAKVTKIDHASKTATITPELGEPWEFEYDVVVVTGGAVSRTFPIPGIADNAIGLKTVEEAVAIRDRVLTNFDKASNLPPGPERERLLTFVVVGGGFAGIEVFAELRSFASALLEYYPQLTFDETHFHLIEAMGRIMPEVSLPTSHWVIKHLAQRGAEIHLDTQLTSAVDGRIELSTGESFESDLIVWTAGVMANPAIVRSSDLPVEERGRIKTRADLRVGGEDDDEIVADAWAAGDISAVPDLTGGGVGGYCVPNAQHAVRQGKLLAKNIVAVLRGEEPKNYVHKNLGAVAGLGIGSGVFQSGKLAIKGLLAWFAHRGYHGLAMPSWERKFRVFWGWWNNFWLGRDIVSLSALQQPRAQFELFAARPKPPAAEAPAPAAESKPKAAKSTKEPVAAK; translated from the coding sequence GTGCCCAAGATTCTCATCGTCGGCGGTGGCTATGCGGGGTTCTACACGGCGTGGAAGCTCGAGAAGTGGCTTCGCGCCGGCGAGGCCGAGGTGACGGTCGTCGACCCGCTGCCCTACATGACGTATCAGCCCTTCCTGCCCGAGGTCGCCGCGGGCTCGATCGAGCCGCGCCACTCGGTCACCTCGCACCGTCGTCACCTCAAGAAGACGAACGTCGTCACCGCGAAGGTCACGAAGATCGACCACGCGTCGAAGACCGCGACCATCACCCCCGAGCTCGGTGAGCCGTGGGAGTTCGAGTACGACGTCGTCGTGGTCACGGGCGGCGCCGTCTCGCGCACCTTCCCGATCCCCGGCATCGCCGACAACGCGATCGGCCTGAAGACCGTCGAAGAGGCCGTCGCGATCCGCGACCGCGTGCTCACGAACTTCGACAAGGCCTCGAACCTGCCTCCCGGCCCCGAGCGCGAGCGCCTGCTCACCTTCGTGGTCGTCGGCGGCGGCTTCGCCGGCATCGAGGTGTTCGCCGAGCTCCGCTCGTTCGCGAGCGCGCTGCTCGAGTACTACCCGCAGCTCACGTTCGACGAGACCCACTTCCACCTCATCGAGGCGATGGGCCGCATCATGCCCGAGGTCTCGCTGCCCACGAGCCACTGGGTCATCAAGCACCTCGCCCAGCGCGGCGCCGAGATCCACCTCGACACCCAGCTCACGAGCGCCGTCGACGGCCGGATCGAGCTGTCGACCGGTGAGAGCTTCGAGTCCGACCTCATCGTGTGGACGGCCGGCGTCATGGCGAACCCCGCCATCGTGCGCTCGAGCGACCTGCCCGTCGAGGAGCGCGGCCGCATCAAGACCCGCGCCGACCTCCGCGTCGGCGGCGAGGACGACGACGAGATCGTGGCCGACGCCTGGGCGGCCGGCGACATCTCGGCCGTGCCCGACCTCACGGGCGGCGGCGTCGGCGGCTACTGCGTGCCGAACGCGCAGCACGCCGTGCGCCAGGGCAAGCTGCTGGCGAAGAACATCGTCGCAGTCCTCCGCGGCGAGGAGCCCAAGAACTACGTGCACAAGAACCTCGGTGCGGTTGCCGGTCTCGGCATCGGCTCGGGTGTGTTCCAGTCGGGCAAGCTCGCCATCAAGGGCCTGCTCGCCTGGTTCGCCCACCGTGGCTACCACGGTCTGGCCATGCCCAGCTGGGAGCGCAAGTTCCGCGTGTTCTGGGGCTGGTGGAACAACTTCTGGCTCGGCCGCGACATCGTGTCGCTCTCGGCCCTGCAGCAGCCGCGCGCCCAGTTCGAGCTCTTCGCCGCTCGGCCGAAGCCGCCGGCCGCCGAAGCGCCGGCTCCCGCTGCCGAGTCGAAGCCGAAGGCCGCGAAGTCGACCAAGGAGCCCGTCGCCGCCAAGTAG
- a CDS encoding DUF501 domain-containing protein translates to MTRPPFEPVTERDLRVVSAQLGRPARNVVGIAARCICGNPTVVATAPRLADGTPFPTFYYLSHPAATAAMSFLEAGQLMVEFSELLASDAEIRAGYEQAHRDYLADREQFGEVAEIAGISAGGMPTRVKCLHALSAHALAAGPGANPIGDLALARSSWSPDVCKCPDYGVDEE, encoded by the coding sequence GTGACCCGCCCGCCATTCGAACCCGTCACCGAACGCGACCTCCGCGTCGTCTCCGCGCAGCTCGGCCGCCCCGCACGCAACGTCGTCGGCATCGCCGCGCGCTGCATCTGCGGCAACCCCACGGTCGTCGCGACCGCCCCGCGCCTCGCCGACGGCACGCCGTTCCCGACCTTCTACTACCTCTCGCACCCGGCCGCGACGGCTGCGATGTCGTTCCTCGAGGCGGGTCAGCTCATGGTCGAGTTCAGCGAACTGCTCGCGAGCGACGCCGAGATCCGCGCCGGTTACGAGCAGGCGCACCGCGACTACCTCGCCGACCGCGAGCAGTTCGGCGAGGTCGCCGAGATCGCCGGCATCTCCGCGGGCGGCATGCCCACTCGCGTGAAGTGCCTGCACGCGCTCTCGGCCCACGCGCTCGCCGCCGGGCCCGGGGCCAACCCGATCGGCGACCTCGCGCTCGCCCGTTCGAGCTGGTCACCCGACGTCTGCAAGTGCCCCGACTACGGAGTCGACGAGGAATGA
- the eno gene encoding phosphopyruvate hydratase, which produces MAFIEAVGAREILDSRGNPTVEVEVLLDDGTLARAAVPSGASTGAFEAYELRDGDNDRYLGKGVQKAVDAVLDELGPAIEDLDASDQRLVDAALIEADGTDNKSRLGANAILGVSLAVAKAAADSADLPLFRYLGGPNAHVLPVPMMNIINGGAHADTGVDIQEFMILPVGAPTFSEGLRWGVETYHALKGLLKAKGLSTGLGDEGGFAPDFASNRDALDFISEAIGKAGFTLGTDIALGLDVASTEFFENGAYRFEGKDRTSAEMSAYYAELAAAYPLVSIEDPLAEDDWEGWTALTAELGGKLQLVGDDLFVTNPKRLADGIGKHAGNSILVKVNQIGTLTETLDAVSLAQRSGYTAVLSHRSGETEDTTIADLAVATNAGQIKTGAPARSERVAKYNQLLRIEEELGEAAVYAGRTAFPRFTA; this is translated from the coding sequence GTGGCATTCATCGAAGCTGTAGGTGCGCGCGAGATTCTCGATTCGCGCGGCAACCCGACCGTCGAGGTCGAGGTGCTGCTCGACGACGGCACGCTCGCCCGTGCGGCGGTGCCTTCGGGTGCGTCGACCGGTGCGTTCGAGGCGTACGAGCTGCGCGACGGCGACAACGACCGCTACCTCGGCAAGGGCGTGCAGAAGGCCGTCGACGCCGTGCTCGACGAGCTCGGCCCGGCCATCGAAGACCTCGACGCGAGCGACCAGCGCCTCGTCGACGCCGCCCTCATCGAGGCCGACGGCACCGACAACAAGAGCCGCCTCGGCGCGAACGCCATCCTCGGCGTGAGCCTCGCGGTCGCGAAGGCGGCCGCCGACTCGGCCGACCTGCCGCTCTTCCGCTACCTCGGCGGCCCGAACGCGCACGTGCTGCCCGTGCCGATGATGAACATCATCAACGGCGGTGCGCACGCCGACACCGGCGTCGACATCCAGGAGTTCATGATCCTCCCGGTCGGCGCGCCGACCTTCTCCGAGGGCCTCCGCTGGGGCGTCGAGACCTACCACGCGCTCAAGGGCCTGCTGAAGGCGAAGGGCCTCTCGACCGGCCTCGGCGACGAGGGCGGTTTCGCCCCCGACTTCGCGTCGAACCGCGACGCGCTCGACTTCATCTCGGAGGCGATCGGCAAGGCGGGCTTCACGCTCGGCACCGACATCGCGCTCGGCCTCGACGTCGCGTCGACCGAGTTCTTCGAGAACGGCGCCTACCGTTTCGAGGGCAAGGACCGCACGTCGGCCGAGATGAGCGCGTACTACGCCGAGCTCGCCGCCGCCTACCCCCTCGTATCGATCGAGGACCCGCTGGCCGAGGACGACTGGGAGGGCTGGACCGCCCTCACGGCCGAGCTCGGCGGCAAGCTGCAGCTCGTCGGCGACGACCTGTTCGTCACCAACCCGAAGCGCCTCGCCGACGGCATCGGCAAGCACGCGGGCAACTCGATCCTCGTGAAGGTCAACCAGATCGGCACGCTGACCGAGACCCTCGACGCCGTGTCGCTCGCGCAGCGCTCGGGCTACACCGCCGTGCTCTCGCACCGCTCCGGCGAGACCGAGGACACGACGATCGCCGACCTCGCCGTCGCGACGAACGCGGGTCAGATCAAGACGGGCGCGCCCGCGAGGAGCGAGCGCGTCGCGAAGTACAATCAGCTTCTGAGGATCGAAGAAGAGCTCGGTGAGGCCGCGGTGTACGCCGGCCGCACGGCGTTCCCGCGCTTCACGGCGTGA
- a CDS encoding septum formation initiator family protein, producing the protein MNGESSRTPRRPANPAGSRVPRSSAKRDATGPASPAKPAKSSGSTSAAPEASGAKASGAKASGAKASKAKSTDTASTAKPTGRAAASQRPATSSRPKRTRASQSASRTGTTPATRAGWLSGIRFSGFSLIMLGILVLAVVVLAPTIAAFAQQRAQLAELKAAVSAQEEEVQRLRDERERWNDETFIVTQARERLYYVMPGEVSYLVIDDRDAAAKTDETTAVSAEVTESKGDWMRTLLDSVMTAGLAPEAGAADAPATDAPTTPAPTETPATGAAQ; encoded by the coding sequence ATGAACGGCGAGTCCTCCCGCACCCCGCGCAGGCCGGCGAATCCGGCCGGCTCCCGCGTGCCGCGGTCGAGTGCGAAGCGGGATGCCACGGGGCCGGCGTCGCCGGCGAAGCCCGCGAAGTCCTCCGGCTCGACGTCGGCTGCGCCGGAGGCCTCCGGAGCGAAGGCCTCCGGAGCGAAGGCCTCCGGCGCGAAGGCCTCGAAGGCCAAGTCGACCGACACGGCGTCGACGGCCAAGCCGACCGGCCGGGCTGCCGCCTCCCAGCGGCCGGCAACCTCGTCGCGCCCGAAGCGCACCCGAGCCTCGCAATCGGCGTCCCGCACGGGCACGACGCCCGCCACCCGTGCGGGCTGGCTCAGCGGCATCCGATTCTCAGGATTCTCGCTGATCATGTTGGGCATACTCGTGCTGGCGGTCGTGGTGCTCGCACCGACGATCGCCGCGTTCGCCCAGCAGCGAGCGCAGCTCGCAGAGCTCAAGGCCGCCGTCTCCGCGCAGGAGGAGGAGGTGCAGCGGCTCCGCGATGAGCGCGAGCGCTGGAACGACGAGACGTTCATCGTGACCCAAGCACGGGAGCGGCTCTACTACGTGATGCCGGGCGAGGTGAGCTACCTCGTCATCGACGACCGCGACGCGGCCGCGAAGACCGACGAGACGACGGCCGTCTCGGCCGAAGTGACCGAATCGAAGGGCGACTGGATGCGCACGCTGCTCGACTCCGTGATGACCGCGGGGCTCGCGCCCGAGGCCGGAGCCGCCGACGCGCCGGCGACCGATGCACCCACGACGCCCGCACCCACCGAAACCCCTGCGACGGGAGCCGCACAGTGA
- the hisS gene encoding histidine--tRNA ligase: MAQNVTPPRGMRDFLPAEKARREHALGVIRGVYAAHGFDEIETPVMEDSSRLHAGLGGDNEKLAFAVMKRGLTGDDLAAAAASGDALALADLGLRYDLTVPLARFYATNRAALPPVFRSIQIAPVWRAERPQKGRYRQFVQCDIDVIGDATPLAELELLTATVATLDALGLAGCTIRINDRRILAGILASWGVPDDLRERALITIDKLDKIGTGGVAAELVETGAVAADVDVATALEGLATADWHLADGVVPPPAWLDGAAYAELLALRDAMPDAAIEFDPTLVRGMGYYTGTIFEIAHPEFGYSLGGGGRYDHMIGRFLGQEVPACGFSIGFERIVDLLEIRRDDRPRAVVLVHDADVPADRLLAVKGELVASGARVRLERRVKNLRALLDRVTADGFEEFATVTAATTDAASLEFRTLGA, translated from the coding sequence ATGGCCCAGAACGTCACGCCCCCGCGCGGCATGCGCGACTTCCTCCCCGCCGAGAAGGCCCGACGCGAGCACGCCCTCGGCGTGATCCGCGGCGTCTATGCGGCGCACGGTTTCGACGAGATCGAGACCCCGGTCATGGAGGACTCGTCGCGACTGCACGCCGGCCTCGGCGGCGACAACGAGAAGCTCGCGTTCGCCGTCATGAAGCGCGGACTCACGGGCGACGACCTGGCCGCGGCCGCGGCATCCGGCGACGCCCTGGCCCTGGCCGACCTCGGCCTGCGCTACGACCTGACGGTGCCGCTCGCCCGGTTCTACGCGACGAACCGTGCGGCGCTGCCGCCCGTGTTCCGCTCGATCCAGATCGCGCCGGTCTGGCGTGCCGAGCGCCCGCAGAAGGGTCGCTACCGCCAGTTCGTGCAGTGCGACATCGACGTCATCGGCGACGCGACCCCGCTCGCGGAGCTCGAGCTGCTGACCGCGACCGTCGCGACGCTCGACGCGCTCGGGCTCGCGGGCTGCACGATCCGCATCAACGACCGGCGCATCCTGGCGGGCATCCTCGCTTCGTGGGGCGTGCCCGACGACCTGCGCGAGCGCGCGCTCATCACGATCGACAAGCTCGACAAGATCGGCACCGGGGGAGTGGCGGCCGAGCTCGTCGAGACCGGCGCCGTCGCGGCCGACGTCGACGTCGCGACCGCGCTCGAGGGGCTCGCGACCGCCGACTGGCACCTCGCCGACGGCGTCGTACCGCCGCCCGCGTGGCTCGACGGGGCGGCCTACGCCGAGCTGCTCGCGCTGCGCGACGCGATGCCCGACGCGGCGATCGAGTTCGACCCGACGCTCGTGCGCGGCATGGGCTACTACACGGGCACGATCTTCGAGATCGCGCACCCCGAGTTCGGCTACTCGCTCGGCGGCGGCGGGCGGTACGACCACATGATCGGGCGCTTCCTCGGGCAGGAGGTGCCGGCCTGCGGATTCTCGATCGGCTTCGAGCGCATCGTCGACCTGCTCGAGATCCGCCGCGACGACCGGCCGCGTGCGGTCGTGCTCGTCCACGACGCGGATGTCCCGGCCGACCGCCTCCTCGCCGTCAAGGGTGAGCTCGTCGCGTCGGGGGCACGCGTGCGGCTCGAGCGTCGCGTGAAGAACCTGCGCGCCCTGCTCGACCGCGTGACCGCCGACGGCTTCGAGGAGTTCGCGACGGTCACGGCCGCGACCACCGACGCCGCCTCGCTCGAGTTCCGCACGCTCGGCGCATAG
- a CDS encoding SHOCT domain-containing protein: protein MDNIWEFFVWLFWIYVMFACIWIFITVIIDIFRDRTLNGWAKALWLIFLVFLPFLAAFIYLIARGKSMAERRMQDQVDAQAQANAYIKSVAGTGGSSAAADIEKAKGLLDSGAISQAEYDQLKAKALAS from the coding sequence GTGGACAACATCTGGGAATTCTTCGTCTGGCTCTTCTGGATCTACGTCATGTTCGCGTGCATCTGGATCTTCATCACGGTCATCATCGACATCTTCCGTGACCGCACCCTCAACGGGTGGGCGAAGGCGCTGTGGCTGATCTTCCTGGTGTTCCTGCCATTCCTGGCGGCGTTCATCTACCTGATCGCCCGCGGCAAGTCGATGGCCGAGCGCCGTATGCAGGACCAGGTCGACGCGCAGGCGCAGGCCAACGCCTACATCAAGAGCGTCGCCGGCACCGGTGGCAGCTCGGCGGCTGCCGACATCGAGAAGGCCAAGGGCCTGCTCGACTCGGGTGCGATCTCGCAGGCCGAGTACGACCAGCTGAAGGCGAAGGCGCTCGCGAGCTAG
- a CDS encoding LysE family translocator has protein sequence MSVSLWATLLAACFVISFTPGAGAINTMGNSLNVGFRRSIWGILGQQAALVVHIVIVALGVGVLVASSPVLFEVIRYAGAAYLVYLGIRQLIAKPTPPPVPAGSDDDGGDEPDATDAAGEASAAASESRWSMFRRGLWVNLLNPKAIVFFLAFLPQFIRPNEPLLPQYLIVGATVVVVDVIVMWGFFAVAAHGMRRFTRSVRGQRIVNSVFGVLFIGVGLLLALVH, from the coding sequence ATGTCCGTCTCGCTCTGGGCGACCCTCCTCGCCGCCTGTTTCGTGATCAGTTTCACGCCGGGCGCCGGAGCGATCAACACGATGGGCAACTCCCTCAACGTCGGCTTCCGTCGGTCGATCTGGGGCATCCTCGGCCAGCAGGCCGCGCTCGTCGTGCACATCGTGATCGTCGCGCTCGGGGTGGGGGTGCTCGTCGCAAGCTCGCCCGTGCTGTTCGAGGTGATCCGCTACGCGGGCGCGGCCTACCTCGTCTACCTCGGCATCCGTCAGCTGATCGCGAAGCCCACGCCGCCGCCGGTGCCGGCAGGCAGCGACGACGACGGCGGCGACGAGCCCGATGCGACGGATGCTGCGGGCGAGGCCTCCGCCGCGGCCTCCGAGTCGCGGTGGTCGATGTTCCGGAGGGGGCTCTGGGTGAACCTGCTGAACCCCAAGGCGATCGTGTTCTTCCTCGCGTTCCTGCCGCAGTTCATCCGCCCGAACGAGCCGCTGCTGCCGCAGTACCTGATCGTCGGGGCGACCGTCGTCGTGGTCGACGTGATCGTCATGTGGGGGTTCTTCGCCGTCGCCGCGCACGGCATGCGGCGGTTCACCCGCTCGGTGCGCGGGCAGCGCATCGTGAACAGCGTGTTCGGCGTGCTCTTCATCGGCGTGGGCCTGCTGCTCGCGCTCGTGCACTGA
- a CDS encoding S8 family serine peptidase translates to MTRRSRAARAAAVKTAVAVVAAAVVVLGGAAPARADTVRDYEYWLGDYGFTTAWSTTQGKGVTVAIIDTGVNGNVTELRGVVKGGTDVSGLGSPDGQTPVGDPDESAHGTMVASLLAGRGTGEGNGVIGVAPEADLLTVSVAFGQDTGAAKSNDEQIAEGVKWAVDNGADVINMSLTRNTRDWPESWDDAFTYAFDHDVVVVAAAGNRGSGTTEVGAPATIPGVLAVAGVDKEKNASLDASSQGITLGVAAPSEDLVGVRPDGRVAIWSGTSGAAPLVSGLVALVRAEYPDLDAANVINRVIQTADPNGHEVPSPLYGYGLIDPVTALEADVEAVDANPLGSLGEWITIHRRATSSTPTPEATEQEIVPIADPPPPADEGTATMLPTPWTMAYITVPLSLVAGFGTLAALLGIGAIRHTRRTVRTRDH, encoded by the coding sequence ATGACCCGTCGGAGCCGAGCCGCGCGTGCGGCCGCCGTGAAGACGGCGGTCGCCGTCGTCGCGGCCGCCGTCGTGGTGCTCGGCGGTGCGGCGCCCGCCCGCGCCGACACGGTGCGCGACTACGAGTACTGGCTCGGCGACTACGGGTTCACGACCGCCTGGTCGACGACGCAGGGCAAGGGCGTCACCGTCGCGATCATCGACACCGGCGTGAACGGCAACGTCACCGAGCTCCGCGGCGTCGTCAAGGGCGGCACGGATGTCTCGGGGCTGGGCAGCCCCGACGGGCAGACCCCCGTCGGCGACCCCGACGAGAGCGCGCACGGCACGATGGTCGCCTCGCTCCTGGCCGGGCGCGGCACCGGCGAGGGCAACGGCGTGATCGGCGTCGCGCCCGAGGCCGACCTGCTCACGGTGTCGGTGGCGTTCGGCCAGGACACGGGCGCCGCGAAGTCGAACGACGAGCAGATCGCCGAGGGCGTCAAGTGGGCGGTCGACAACGGCGCCGACGTCATCAACATGTCGCTCACCCGCAACACCCGCGACTGGCCCGAGAGCTGGGACGACGCGTTCACCTACGCGTTCGACCACGACGTCGTGGTCGTCGCGGCAGCCGGCAACCGCGGGAGCGGCACGACCGAGGTCGGCGCCCCGGCGACGATCCCCGGCGTGCTCGCGGTCGCGGGCGTCGACAAGGAGAAGAACGCGAGCCTCGACGCGAGCTCGCAGGGCATCACGCTCGGGGTCGCGGCCCCGAGCGAGGACCTCGTCGGCGTGCGCCCCGACGGCCGCGTCGCGATCTGGAGCGGTACGAGCGGCGCAGCGCCCCTCGTCTCCGGACTCGTCGCCCTCGTGCGGGCCGAATACCCCGATCTCGACGCGGCGAACGTCATCAACCGCGTCATCCAGACCGCCGACCCGAACGGTCACGAGGTGCCGAGCCCGCTCTACGGCTACGGGCTCATCGACCCGGTCACGGCGCTCGAGGCCGACGTCGAGGCGGTCGACGCGAATCCGCTCGGCAGCCTCGGTGAGTGGATCACGATCCACCGCCGCGCGACGTCGTCGACGCCGACGCCCGAGGCGACCGAGCAGGAGATCGTGCCGATCGCCGACCCGCCGCCGCCGGCCGACGAGGGCACCGCGACGATGCTGCCGACCCCGTGGACGATGGCCTACATCACCGTGCCGCTCTCGCTGGTCGCAGGATTTGGTACGCTAGCAGCGCTGTTGGGCATCGGCGCCATTCGGCATACCAGGCGAACGGTTCGCACGCGCGACCACTGA
- a CDS encoding NAD-dependent epimerase/dehydratase family protein — translation MPDLTPDAAQRPPAPFAGRRILVVGATGVLGAPVVRALVAAGRTVFGTSRRVERFDDIERAGATGVRLDVLDPASIERALAVARPDAIVFVATDLAGLDYAANARLRLEGAPALVAAARAAGVERFVAESIAWAPDDEPVAALERAVTAHPHGVVLRFGLLYGPGTWYAADGAFTALAGEGRVDAIAETTNWLHVEDAVSATVAALDWPAGIVDVVDDEPAELDDWAGVLARRAGFDDRPAVSARGPGRVADAATAKSLGWRPSHSSWRDGLGLG, via the coding sequence ATGCCAGACCTGACGCCCGACGCCGCCCAGCGGCCGCCCGCGCCGTTCGCCGGCCGACGCATCCTCGTCGTCGGCGCCACGGGCGTGCTCGGCGCCCCCGTGGTGCGCGCGCTCGTCGCCGCCGGCCGCACCGTCTTCGGCACGAGCCGTCGGGTCGAGCGATTCGACGACATCGAACGTGCGGGCGCGACCGGGGTCCGGCTCGACGTGCTCGACCCCGCGTCGATCGAGCGGGCACTCGCCGTGGCACGACCCGACGCGATCGTCTTCGTCGCGACCGACCTCGCCGGCCTCGACTACGCCGCGAACGCGCGGCTCCGGCTCGAGGGGGCACCGGCGCTCGTCGCGGCCGCCCGCGCGGCGGGCGTCGAGCGGTTCGTCGCCGAGAGCATCGCGTGGGCGCCCGACGACGAGCCGGTCGCCGCACTCGAGCGCGCCGTCACCGCGCACCCGCACGGCGTCGTGCTGCGATTCGGCCTGCTCTACGGGCCCGGCACCTGGTACGCGGCCGACGGCGCCTTCACGGCCCTCGCGGGCGAGGGGCGCGTCGACGCGATCGCCGAGACGACGAACTGGCTGCACGTCGAGGACGCGGTCTCGGCGACGGTCGCCGCGCTCGACTGGCCGGCCGGCATCGTCGACGTCGTCGACGACGAACCGGCCGAACTCGACGACTGGGCCGGGGTGCTCGCCCGGCGCGCGGGGTTCGACGACCGTCCCGCGGTGAGCGCTCGCGGCCCCGGCCGGGTGGCGGATGCGGCGACCGCGAAGTCGCTCGGCTGGCGGCCGTCGCACTCGTCGTGGCGCGACGGGCTCGGGCTGGGCTGA
- a CDS encoding MazG family protein yields MSQAHPGLDELIATVALLRAPGGCPWDADQTHESLVQYLVEESWELIDAIEAGDRAEMIEELGDVLYQVLFHADIAAHTEGERFDIDDVARHMTAKMVSRHPHVFGDREAETADDVVAFWEDLKADEKPHRTSVLDGVPRGMPALALARKVLGKAEKAGVTAAVIADAPGPAPVAPATEDELGRLLFGLAASAREQGLDAERALRGAVRDFEAEVRRAEAAAAS; encoded by the coding sequence ATGAGCCAAGCGCACCCCGGTCTCGACGAACTCATCGCCACCGTCGCCCTGCTGCGCGCGCCCGGCGGCTGCCCGTGGGACGCCGACCAGACGCACGAGTCGCTCGTGCAGTACCTCGTCGAGGAGAGCTGGGAGCTCATCGACGCGATCGAGGCGGGCGACCGCGCCGAGATGATCGAGGAGCTCGGCGACGTGCTCTACCAGGTGCTCTTCCACGCCGACATCGCCGCGCACACCGAGGGCGAGCGGTTCGACATCGACGACGTCGCACGTCACATGACGGCGAAGATGGTGTCGCGGCATCCCCACGTCTTCGGCGACCGCGAGGCCGAGACGGCCGACGACGTCGTCGCCTTCTGGGAGGACCTGAAGGCCGATGAGAAGCCGCATCGCACGAGCGTGCTCGACGGGGTGCCGCGCGGCATGCCGGCGCTCGCCCTCGCGCGCAAGGTGCTCGGCAAGGCCGAGAAGGCGGGCGTCACCGCCGCCGTGATCGCGGATGCCCCGGGGCCGGCGCCCGTCGCGCCCGCGACGGAGGACGAACTGGGGCGCCTGCTGTTCGGGCTCGCCGCCTCGGCGCGCGAGCAGGGGCTCGACGCGGAGCGCGCCCTGCGCGGTGCCGTGCGCGACTTCGAGGCCGAGGTCCGGCGCGCCGAGGCGGCCGCGGCCTCCTGA